The Rhizophagus irregularis chromosome 2, complete sequence genome contains a region encoding:
- a CDS encoding uncharacterized protein (SECRETED:cutsite_CNT-QE; SECRETED:prob_0.8719); SECRETED:SignalP(1-21) — MHNRIFPILILAFTIFFICNTQEVPKSPSCPQGYVRSTVSGTMGTCVYGCHTDDDCNDKFTNYAFPSKCLKSTRPHWLCDCSHACLDDGICVSETYCNKY; from the coding sequence ATGCACAATCGAATCTTTCCAATCCTAATCCTTGCCTTCACCATCTTTTTTATATGCAACACTCAGGAAGTTCCCAAGAGCCCAAGTTGTCCACAAGGATATGTACGTTCAACAGTATCAGGAACGATGGGCACATGTGTTTATGGATGTCATACAGACGATGATTGTAACGATAAATTCACTAATTATGCGTTTCCAAGCAAATGTCTCAAATCAACACGACCTCATTGGTTATGTGACTGTAGTCATGCTTGTCTTGATGATGGCATATGTGTTAGTGAAacttattgtaataaatattag